The following nucleotide sequence is from Paeniglutamicibacter kerguelensis.
CTCGATCCTGTGGGGCACCACGGGAACCGCGGCCACTTTCGCGCCCGATGCAGGCCCGCTGGCGATCGGGGCCGCGGCACTGGGGATCGGCGGCATCCTGCAGGCCCTCATCGCGATTCCCGCACTGCGGGCACAGCGCGGTCGACTGCGTGCCAACCTGCCTCTGGTCGCCGTGGGCGCCGTGGCGGTGGCGATCTACCCGCTGGCGTTTTACAGCTCGATGCACCTGGCCGGGGTGGCGCTCGGCACCGTTGTGTCCCTGGCCTCGGCCCCGTTGGCTTCCGGGGTGCTGGAATGGTTCGTGCAACGAACCCCGCTCGGCCGGTGGTGGATGGTTGCCGCCGGGCTCGGCATCATCGGCAGCCTGCTGCTGTGCCTGTCCAAGATGGCCGACGGACCCGGTGGCGCCGGAAACACCCTCGCCGGCATGGCACTGGGACTTGTTGCCGGTGCCACTTATGCCTGCTATTCATGGTGCGCCCGACGCCTCATGGATCGAGGCGTCGGGCGCTCCGCCTCGATGGGTGCGGTGTTCGGGGTCGGTGGAATCCTGCTGCTGCCGGTGCTCGTGCTGACCGGCGCACCCTTGCTCGCCAGCACCCAGGCGTTCGCCGTGGCGGCCTACATGGCGCTGGTCCCGATGTTCCTGGGCTATGTGCTTTTCGGATACGGTCTGGCGCGTCTGGGAGCCAGCACCGCAACCACCATCACCCTGAGCGAGCCGGCCGTCGCCGCGATCCTGGCCGTGGCCATCGTCGGGGAAACCCTCAGTCCTGCGGGTTGGAGCGGGCTGGCCATCATCGGCGCGGCACTTGTCATCCTGGCCCTTGCGCCAGCCAACGCCGCAGCTTCAACCGATGACACGGCACCAACCAGCCCCACCCCAGCCCGCGACCTTCAACCGACTCCGGGGGCCAAGCCCTAACGCAGTGCGTCCAGCGCCAGCGTTGCGGCCTTGGTTCCCGAATCACGCGAACTGTGGATGGTGCTGGTGGTCATGCCCGCCCAGAACAGCACCCCGCCGACCGGATCACTCAGGCCGCTGCGCCGCGAGAACGGCCCGGGGTAGGCGCCCAACGCAAACCTGTCCTTGGACCAGTCGTAGGTCGTGGCTCCCACATGCTTCAGCCCCGGGTCCCCCGCAAACTTCCGGACGGTCTCAAGCCCGGCCTGGTGCCGTTCGGCCACCGTAAGGTCAAGCAGCTCCTGCGCCTTCCCTCCGGTCATCCAGGTGACGATGAGCTGCCCCTTGTATCCCGGGGTGCCGAGCGAGGCGTCCCACAGGGTCGGCGGGTTCTCGGAGAACAACGCGGCGACGTCCCAGCGGCGCGGGAGCGTCGGGTCCGCGGGCACGACGGGTTCGGCGAATTCAAGGATTCCCTTGAACACCGGCAGGTAGCTGATCTCATCGATGGCCGTGCGGCGCGCGTCGGGCAGTGGCGGGTCAAACTTGATGGCGCCGGATTTCAGCACGCCACCGGGCACCGCCATGACCACCACGCGGGACTTGAACGAACCGTTGTTGGTGTGCACGTCGACGCGGTTCTTGCGGTACTCGATGGTGTGGACAACGCTGGAGTGGCGGATTTCCACGCCGCGCACCAGCGGCCTGAGGACCTGGTCGTATCCGCCGATGACCCGGTAGTCGCCGTACTCCTCCGGCGGCATTTCACCCGAGTACTGCTGCATCTCCAAGACAAACTCGAGCTCGCCGGCGACCCGGGTGGCGGGCAGGACGTCGAACTGTTCGGAATCCCCCTCGATGACCCAGAAATAGATCGGGTAGTTCGAGCGCGGAATCCCGATCCTTGCCAGCCAGGTTTCGGCAGACTCCCCGACCATCGGTCGAGGTATCTCGCCGGGGAATGACGGCGCGCCCTGCGGGAAGTGGAAGGTGTCAAAGTCCTTGGCGCTGTTCCAAACACTGTCGCCCGTGTTGATCTTGGCGAACTTGTCCTCCCAGCGATGCGTCTTCAGGTTCTGCTGGCGGATCAAGTCCCAGGTGGAAACGTTGTGGCCGTGCACCAGCTCGCCGCCGCGCTCGTGTGGAATGCTCAGCGAGGTGCGGTCGGTCCACATGCGGCCGCCGATCCGGTCCCTGGCTTCGATGACAAGGACCTGCTTGCCTGCGTCCGAGAGCTTGCGGGCAGCTCCGAGCCCCGCGGCACCGGCGCCGATGACGATGGCGTCCCACATGCGGTTCAGCGATCCCAGGCCGTTTCCCCGGCTCTCGCCGGGGCTTGCCCCGGCCGTCAACAACAGGCCCGCGGCGGCAGCCGCGCCGGCTCCGAGCACTGTACGTCTGGAGACGCTTCCTTCGTGGCGGTTCGCCTGCCGGTGATCTTCGGGCTGCATTGAGCTTCCTTTCGTTGTCCGCTACGCGGCGGGGTTTCAAAGTGCCACGCTGATCGACCAACACCCGCGGGCCAGTGTGCACTGGGTCACACACTAACAATCGTCAACATAGTTGTCCATGATGTTGACAATGGTGTTGATTAAAGCTCGGGCGCGGCTTCATCCACACGCAAAAAACCCGCGTTGGTCGCTGCGCCATGCAGCAACCAACGCGGGCTTCGCCCGCAACTAGGCCCGGCGCAGGGCGGCCAACGCCAAGCCAGCGGCCACCGTTCCCGAATCGCGCGATTCGTGGATCGTGCTGGTGGTCATGCCGGCCCAGAACAGCACCCCGCCGACCGGATCACTCAGGCCCTCGCGCCGCGAGAACGGGCCGGGATAGGCGCCCAATGCAAACCTGTCCTTGGACCAGTCGTACGTTGTGGCCCCCACGTGCTGCAAACCCGGGTCGCCGGCCAGCTTGCGGACGGTTTCAAGCCCCGCCTGGTGCCGTTCGGCCACCGGCAGGTCAAGCAACTCCTGGGCCTTCCCGCCGGTCATCCAGGTGACGATGAGCTGTCCCCCGAATCCGGGCGTGCCGCGCGAGGCATCCCACAGGGTCGGCGGGTTCTCCGAGAACAGCGCGGTGACGTCCCAGCGGCGCGGGAGTGCGGCATCCGCCGGCACCACGGGCTCGGGGAACTCGAGGATCCCCTTGAACACCGAGAGGTAGCTGATCTCGTCGATGGCCGTGCGGCGCGCAGACGGCAGCGGCGGGTTGAAGGTGATCGCGCCGGATTTCAGCACGCCACCGGGCACCGCCATGACCACCACGCGGGACCTGAACGAACCGTTGTTGGTGTGGATGTTCACGCAATTGGCACTGTATTCGACGGTGTTCACCACGGTGGACTTGCGGATCGTGACATCGCGCATCAGCGGTTTGAGGATCTGGTCATAGCCGCCGATGACCCTGTAGTCGCCGTACTCCTCCGGCGGCATGGTGCCCGCGTACTGCTGCATGTCCAGCACGAACCCAAGTTCCTCCACGACCATGTCCGCGGGCATGACGTCGAACTGTTCGTAATCACCCTCCAGCACCCAGAAGTAGATCGGGTAGTTCGAACGCGGAATCCCGATCCGCGCCAACCACACCTCGGCGGTCTCCCCGGCCAGCGGCTGCGGAACACCCGCAGGGAACGACGGGGCGCCCTGCGGGAAGTGGAAGGTGTCATAGTTCTTGGCGCTGTTCCACACGCTGTCACCGGCATTGATCTTGGCGAACTTGTCTTCCCAGCGATGGGTTGTCAGGTTTTGCTGCCGAATCAGGTCCCAGGTGGAAACGTCATGACCATGCACCATTTCCCCGCCGCGCTCATGCGGGATGCTCAGCGAGGTTCGGTCGGTCCACAGTCGGCCGCCGATCCGGTCCCTGGCCTCGAGCACCAGGACCCGCTTGCCGGCGGCGGCGATCTTTCTGGCCGCCCCGAG
It contains:
- a CDS encoding DMT family transporter yields the protein MNRGRMLAIGAITITSILWGTTGTAATFAPDAGPLAIGAAALGIGGILQALIAIPALRAQRGRLRANLPLVAVGAVAVAIYPLAFYSSMHLAGVALGTVVSLASAPLASGVLEWFVQRTPLGRWWMVAAGLGIIGSLLLCLSKMADGPGGAGNTLAGMALGLVAGATYACYSWCARRLMDRGVGRSASMGAVFGVGGILLLPVLVLTGAPLLASTQAFAVAAYMALVPMFLGYVLFGYGLARLGASTATTITLSEPAVAAILAVAIVGETLSPAGWSGLAIIGAALVILALAPANAAASTDDTAPTSPTPARDLQPTPGAKP
- a CDS encoding flavin monoamine oxidase family protein encodes the protein MQPEDHRQANRHEGSVSRRTVLGAGAAAAAGLLLTAGASPGESRGNGLGSLNRMWDAIVIGAGAAGLGAARKLSDAGKQVLVIEARDRIGGRMWTDRTSLSIPHERGGELVHGHNVSTWDLIRQQNLKTHRWEDKFAKINTGDSVWNSAKDFDTFHFPQGAPSFPGEIPRPMVGESAETWLARIGIPRSNYPIYFWVIEGDSEQFDVLPATRVAGELEFVLEMQQYSGEMPPEEYGDYRVIGGYDQVLRPLVRGVEIRHSSVVHTIEYRKNRVDVHTNNGSFKSRVVVMAVPGGVLKSGAIKFDPPLPDARRTAIDEISYLPVFKGILEFAEPVVPADPTLPRRWDVAALFSENPPTLWDASLGTPGYKGQLIVTWMTGGKAQELLDLTVAERHQAGLETVRKFAGDPGLKHVGATTYDWSKDRFALGAYPGPFSRRSGLSDPVGGVLFWAGMTTSTIHSSRDSGTKAATLALDALR
- a CDS encoding flavin monoamine oxidase family protein — protein: MQSENLRPQDKPTGNVSRRAILGAGAAAAGLLLTAGASPWSAVAAPTYTWDAIVVGAGAAGLGAARKIAAAGKRVLVLEARDRIGGRLWTDRTSLSIPHERGGEMVHGHDVSTWDLIRQQNLTTHRWEDKFAKINAGDSVWNSAKNYDTFHFPQGAPSFPAGVPQPLAGETAEVWLARIGIPRSNYPIYFWVLEGDYEQFDVMPADMVVEELGFVLDMQQYAGTMPPEEYGDYRVIGGYDQILKPLMRDVTIRKSTVVNTVEYSANCVNIHTNNGSFRSRVVVMAVPGGVLKSGAITFNPPLPSARRTAIDEISYLSVFKGILEFPEPVVPADAALPRRWDVTALFSENPPTLWDASRGTPGFGGQLIVTWMTGGKAQELLDLPVAERHQAGLETVRKLAGDPGLQHVGATTYDWSKDRFALGAYPGPFSRREGLSDPVGGVLFWAGMTTSTIHESRDSGTVAAGLALAALRRA